The following proteins are co-located in the Hevea brasiliensis isolate MT/VB/25A 57/8 chromosome 11, ASM3005281v1, whole genome shotgun sequence genome:
- the LOC110644790 gene encoding vacuolar-processing enzyme: MTRLATGVILLLFAICGLSVGSRDIVEDVIRLPSEASSFFRPGGANVAEDDDSTGTRWAILIAGSSGYWNYRHQADVCHAYQLLRKGGLKEENIVVFMYDDIAYNEENPRPGIIINNPHGEDVYKGVPKDYTGEDVTVNNFLAAILGNKTALTGGSGKVVDSGPNDHIFIYYTDHGGPGILGMPTNPYLYANDLIDVLKKKHASGTYKSLVFYLEACESGSIFEGLLPKGLNIYATTAANAVESSWGTYCPGEYPSPPPEYDTCLGDLYSVAWMEDSDIHNLQTETLYQQYQLVKRRTANDNSAYGSHVMQYGDTGLSTNNLFLYMGTNPANDNYTFVDEKSLRPPSKAVNQRDADLVHFWHKYRKAPDGSTRKVKAQKQFVEAMSHRMHIDNSMKLVGKLLFGIEKASEVLNAIRPAGKPVVDDWMCLKTLVRTFETHCGSLSQYGMKHMRSIANLCNAGIGEEQMAEASAQACVSFPSGPWSSLNKGFSA; encoded by the exons ATGACGCGCCTAGCCACCGGCGTAATTCTCCTTCTTTTTGCTATATGCGGTCTCTCCGTCGGTAGCAGAGACATCGTCGAAGACGTTATCCGGTTGCCATCGGAAGCGTCTAGCTTCTTCCGTCCTGGTGGTGCTAATGTTGCTGAAGATGACGACTCCACTGGGACGAGATGGGCAATTCTTATTGCCGGATCTAGCGGGTACTGGAATTACAGGCACCAG GCTGATGTTTGCCATGCTTATCAACTCTTGAGGAAAGGTGGACTGAAGGAGGAAAATATCGTGGTTTTCATGTATGATGACATTGCTTATAATGAAGAAAACCCAAGGCCTGGGATCATCATTAACAATCCACATGGCGAGGATGTTTATAAGGGTGTTCCAAAG GATTACACTGGTGAAGATGTTACTGTCAACAATTTTTTGGCTGCTATCCTTGGAAACAAAACTGCTCTTACTGGTGGTAGTGGGAAAGTTGTTGATAGTGGTCCTAATGATCATATTTTCATTTATTACACCGATCATGGGGGTCCTGGGATACTAG GGATGCCTACCAATCCTTACCTTTATGCTAATGATCTGATTGATGTCTTAAAAAAGAAGCATGCTTCCGGGACCTATAAAAGCTTG GTGTTCTATCTTGAAGCTTGTGAATCAGGGAGCATCTTTGAGGGCCTTCTTCCCAAGGGTTTGAATATTTATGCAACCACAGCAGCTAATGCAGTAGAGAGCAGTTGGGGCACCTACTGCCCCGGAGAGTATCCCAGTCCTCCCCCAGAATATGACACATGTTTGGGTGACTTATATAGTGTTGCTTGGATGGAGGACAG TGACATACACAATTTACAGACAGAAACTTTATACCAACAATATCAACTG GTTAAAAGGAGAACTGCGAATGACAATTCTGCATATGGCTCTCATGTCATGCAATATGGTGATACAGGACTTAGCACAAATAATCTCTTCCTGTATATGGGTACAAATCCTGCAAATGATAACTATACTTTTGTGGATGAAAAATCTTTGAGACCTCCTTCAAAAGCTGTTAACCAGCGTGATGCTGATCTCGTCCATTTCTGGCATAAG TACCGCAAGGCCCCTGATGGCTCTACTAGAAAGGTTAAAGCTCAGAAGCAGTTTGTTGAAGCAATGTCTCATAGGATGCATATAGACAACAGCATGAAACTTGTTGGGAAGCTcctatttggaattgaaaaagccTCAGAGGTGCTGAACGCAATTCGTCCTGCTGGAAAACCTGTTGTTGATGATTGGATGTGCCTCAAAACACTG GTGAGGACATTTGAGACACATTGTGGATCCCTGTCCCAGTACGGAATGAAGCACATGCGGTCTATTGCAAACCTCTGCAATGCTGGAATTGGAGAGGAACAGATGGCCGAAGCATCAGCACAAGCTTGTGTGAGCTTTCCATCTGGTCCATGGAGCTCCCTTAACAAGGGTTTCAGCGCATAA